NNNNNNNNNNNNNNNNNNNNNNNNNNNNNNNNNNNNNNNNNNNNNNNNNNNNNNNNNNNNNNNNNNNNNNNNNNNNNNNNNNNNNNNNNNNNNNNNNNNNNNNNNNNNNNNNNNNNNNNNNNNNNNNNNNNNNNNNNNNNNNNNNNNNNNNNNNNNNNNNNNNNNNNNNNNNNNNNNNNNNNNNNNNNNNNNNNNNNNNNNNNNNNNNNNNNNNNNNNNNNNNNNNNNNNNNNNNNNNNNNNNNNNNNNNNNNNNNNNNNNNNNNNNNNNNNNNNNNNNNNNNNNNNNNNNNNNNNNNNNNNNNNNNNNNNNNNNNNNNNNNNNNNNNNNNNNNNNNNNNNNNNNNNNNNNNNNNNNNNNNCATGAGANNNNNNNNNNNNNNNNNNNNNNNNNNNNNNNNNNNNNNNNNNNNNNNNNNNNNNNNNNNNNNNNNNNNNNNNNNNNNNNNNNNNNNNNNNNNNNNNNNNNNNNNNNNNNNNNNNNNNNNNNNNNNNNNNNNNNNNNNNNNNNNNNNNNNNNNNNNNNNNNNNNNNNNNNNNNNNNNNNNNNNNNNNNNNNNNNNNNNNNNNNNNNNNNNNNNNNNNNNNNNNNNNNNNNNNNNNNNNNNNNNNNNNNNNNNNNNNNNNNNNNNNNNNNNNNNNNNNNNNNNNNNNNNNNNNNNNNNNNNNNNNNNNNNNNNNNNNNNNNNNNNNNNNNNNNNNNNNNNNNNNNNNNNNNNNNNNNNNNNNNNNNNNNNNNNNNNNNNNNNNNNNNNNNNNNNNNNNNNNNNNNNNNNNNNNNNNNNNNNNNNNNNNNNNNNNNNNNNNNNNNNNNNNNNNNNNNNNNNNNNNNNNNNNNNNNNNNNNNNNNNNNNNNNNNNNNNNNNNNNNNNNNNNNNNNNNNNNNNNNNNNNNNNNNNNNNAGAAAGTCTGGTTGTTATTGCAGGACTAACCAATAATCAAGGAAACTGTCAAACAACCTCATGCCAACAAATATCCTACTGAATATTCTTCAAACCATTNNNNNNNNNNNNNNNNNNNNNNNNNNNNNNNNNNNNNNNNNNNNNNNNNNNNNNNNNNNNNNNNNNNNNNNNNNNNNNNNNNNNNNNNNNNNNNNNNNNNNNNNNNNNNNNNNNNNNNNNNNNNNNNNNNNNNNNNNNNNNNNNNNNNNNNNNNNNNNNNNNNNNNNNNNNNNNNNNNNNNNNNNNNNNNNNNNNNNNNNNNNNNNNNNNNNNNNNNNNNNNNNNNNNNNNNNNNNNNNNNNNNNAGGAGCTGGACTTGCAAAATTACCTACAGTAAGACTACACCCATATAAATACCTTATAATTTCTAAACAAATATAATCACATAGTTACTAGGAATTCATAAAACCATATTTCAGGTTTAGGAGAAATACCCTAACTATAGGATTGAAGTGGCAGAGCATTAAgaacaataaattaatattaaatgggaaaaaaaaaaaatctcaccagtGGAAGGACAGTGATGCAGGGACATGCCAGTCAGGATGGAATGATTAAAAATTTGAGAGGCATTTTTCAAATCAAAATCTAGTCTTATGAAGTGTCATGAATAACCAGAATAATTGAGGGGTCAAAGTTCATGCACATTTTTGTGTTGAGTGAGTCAAGTGCTGTGATATTCTGTCTAAAGGCAAAAATTTATGACTGAAATAACACTGCAGGCCAGTAGCCATAAGCAGTAATGCCAGTGATTCGTGTTAACAAGAGATTTAGTGATATTAAGTGTGAAGTGAACTCCATACTAGTGTCCTCCTCAAATGCAGCAATGGTTTATTATGGCAGCTTCCCTTGCCATGAAGTTTATGTTCTATTTGTGTTATCTCTTTTTATGTGTAGTCTCCTACTGCCTCCCCAGGGTAACATAagtaataaagaagaatttttcaTCCGTGAGTTGGCATTTGCCCTCCTGATAAAGTGGCAGATATTTCactataataatttacatatgaCATTATATGACAGCAANNNNNNNNNNNNNNNNNNNNNNNNNNNNNNNNNNNNNNNNNNNNNNNNNNNNNNNNNNNNNNNNNNNNNNNNNNNNNNNNNNNNNNNNNNNNNNNNNNNNNNNNNNNNNNNNNNNNNNNNNNNNNNNNNNNNNNNNNNNNNNNNNNNNNNNNNNNNNNNNNNNNNNNNNNNNNNNNNNNNNNNNNNNNNNNNNNNNNNNNNNNNNNNNNNNNNNNNNNNNNNNNNNNNNNNNNNNNNNNNNNNNNNNNNNNNNNNNNNNNNNNNNNNNNNNNNNNNNNNNNNNNNNNNNNNNNNNNNNNNNNNNNNNNNNNNNNNNNNNNNNNNNNNNNNNNNNNNNNNNNNNNNNNNNNNNNNNNNNNNNNNNNNNNNNNNNNNNNNNNNNNNNNNNNNNNNNNNNNNNNNNNNNNNNNNNNNNNNNNNNNNNNNNNNNNNNNNNNNNNNNNNNNNNNNNNNNNNNNNNNNNNNNNNNNNNNNNNNNNNNNNNNNNNNNNNNNNNNNNNNNNNNNNNNNNNNNNNNNNNNNNNNNNNNNNNNNCATCAGAgccaaagaaatggaaatataGAAGTTGCAGTGTCCATCTCCTATGAAAGATTCTGGAAGTAAACCTTTTATTTtgattacatatttttaaaacagcTACACACATTTAGGTAAGCTTTAGAAAAATGTTTTCCAAAAACTTACAATTTCAAAATTCAAACTGATTCTTCTCTTAAAGTGATATATGACAGTAAAAGGTATGAAGTAAAAGGAATATATAAGGACAGTTTATTTATcttaccttttaatttttatgatattgtGATATAAATATGTGCTAAAACTATTCAGTCAATAGCTTGGCAATGTTGAATAAgtagagaaaaatggaaataaataaaagggcaCTCTCATAAAAATTagccataaaaatataaacaaacattacAATGTAAGTTAATCAAAAGTCTGATTATCAAAAGACACATCAGAGAGAGGAAANNNNNNNNNNNNNNNNNNNNNNNNNNNNNNNNNNNNNNNNNNNNNNNNNNNNNNNNNNNNNNNNNNNNNNNNNNNNNNNNNNNNNNNNNNNNNNNNNNNNNNNNNNNNNCGCGCGCNNNNNNNNNNNNNNNNNNNNNNNNNNNNNNNNNNNNNNNNNNNNNNNNNNNNNNNNNNNNNNNNNNNNNNNNNNNNNNNNNNNNNNNNNNNNNNNNNNNNNNNNNNNNNNNNNNNNNNNNNNNNNNNNNNNNNNNNNNNNNNNNNNNNNNNNNNNNNNNNNNNNNNNNNNNNNNNNNNNNNNNNNNNNNNNNNNNNNNNNNNNNNNNNNNNNNNNNNNNNNNNNNNNNNNNNNNNNNNNNNNNNNNNNNNCTTAGACTATTCTGTAATTAAGATAATTACTTCTCTCCATGAGTGCTGTAACTTGATTATAGTATAAGATATTGAAGAGAATATCCAGGTCGAAGGGGCGGATGTAAAGGTCTTGTGAAGGTATTGTGAGGCATGCAGCCTGTGATACGAGAACTGTAGTGAGCCAGGAGAGCACGGTGTGGATGAGGAATTACTGCTGGAAGagaattcctcttcttcttaaggCTCTCCACACTTTTTTCCCCACAGCTTCGAATGCTCATGGGAATATTTACTGGCCTATCTGTCAGTGACTTGTAACCTTCAAATATCTGGGAAGGAATTACATGTTGACTTCTTCTTGGCTTTGGCTTATTAGTAGAGTGGCAGGTTATATTTCTGGCTTTCTTTGTGGCAGGTGGGTTAAGGAGTGCATCTCCTGTGCTAGCTTGGTCACGGTACACAGATGAATTAAGAAAGCTTGGAATATGATCGTGGCAGAAGCAAAGGTAAACACCAGGTACTTGAACAACAAAGGCACTTCCAAAAGACTCTTCTCCCAACTTGTATATCTCCTGTACTTGCTCAAAAGTTACATCACTATCACCTATGCTGGCTGGAGTTATAAACTCATCACTGCTGTGTTTCACAGAAGTGTGAAGTATGTTCTTCGTGGGTGGAGATACTACAAAACTGTCAGGAAGACATTTCACAAAAGCGGACATAACCTTCACTAATCCTGCCTGAAATTTAGGGAAATAAGATTAGAAAATTAATACGGTTATTGAATCTGAAGAGAACTTGGAATGAAAAGCTAATACTACTTCTGCTGAAGATAAATTGCTTTGAATGAACTGGAATCAAAATGAACATAAACCAAAAAAGTGCACATATTTTTTCACCTAgtattaaaatttgatattaaagTATTCCTAGTTTTAGTTNNNNNNNNNNNNNNNNNNNNNNNNNNNNNNNNNGATTCTAGGTCAGTGCTCCTcacaatacatatatttgaatacatgAATTATGAGTAACACTGACCTAGAACATCCCTTTACACTGCTAACccacacaagcaagcacacatGTCAAAATACTTACTAGAAGTAGGCAATTTGTTGTATGAGCATCATGAATGTCCCGAGATGTTGTTATGGAGGATTGTGAGATAGCATGAGTGAGGCGGACATGGTATGGTCGAGCAATTGGTGTTAGGCTGTGCAATATAGCTGGAGCACCTAGGATGAGGAGACCTGTAAGAGCTCCTATATGTTGACCCCAAGGACAGCTGCTACTTGCTACTACTCCTCCAAGGCTTGTCACCACTGTTTCCCATGTTCCACGACACCCTGGCTGTCTTGATACAACCTGGAAAACAACTGATATATTTACCTAGATCTCTATCATATATTGTGTAAACCATATTGTTTAAGATCACCatcttatgtatgaatatatttcagTTAACCTGGTTGTAACTGAGGTTAGGGATTTTGCATATGCTTGGAAAAGCTACCATATGATTTATAATTCCTTAAATCCATTTCCTTTTTGACACAAGGACAATTGTGTTTATAAAGATTTTGACTTTTTCACCTCTACAAGTTTAGGTCCTCCTGAATGTCCCTGAGGCAATTCATTTCAACATTATTGATGAATATCAATTGAAATAGGTATAAACTATGATCTGTCTCTAATTGTACCATTTATGATTAATTATAGATTTAAaggttaaaatggaaaaaagtataaTGGAAATTACAGAATTTGATGGAAAAATTAACACGTGTAACTATACTGTGCTGGTGATGGTATCATACTTGTATTTGCCTGATAAGAATAATTTGTGGGTTTTGTAGTTTAACCCTGATTACTTCATGACATATAATAAAGGATGTAATTGCAACACCATGTATCAGAAATTTTGGATGGATCTCATTCATTTCATCCATATACATGTATGGCTGCCTGTGACAGGGTGANNNNNNNNNNNNNNNNNNNNNNNNNNNNNNNNNNNNNNNNNNNNNNNNNNNNNNNNNNNNNNNNNNNNNNNNNNNNNNNNNNNNNNNNNNNNNNNNNNNNNNNNNNNNNNNNNNNNNNNNNNNNNNNNNNNNNNNNNNNNNNNNNNNNNNNNNNNNNNNNNNNNNNNNNNNNNNNNNNNNNNNNNNNNNNNNNNNNNNNNNNNNNNNNNNNNNNNNNNNNNNNNNNNNNNNNNNNNNNNNNNNNNNNNNNNNNNNNNNNNNNNNNNNNNNNNNNNNNNNNNNNNNNNNNNNNNNNNNNNNNNNNNNNNNNNNNNNNNNNNNNNNNNNNNNNNNNNNNNNNNNNNNNNNNNNNNNNNNNNNNNNNNNNNNNNNNNNNNNNNNNNNNNNNNNNNNNNNNNNNNNNNNNNATTTCATTAGTGTTGTGGGNNNNNNNNNNNNNNNNNNNNNNNNNNNNNNNNNNNNNNNNNNNNNNNNNNNNNNNNNNNNNNNNNNNNNNNNNNNNNNNNNNNNNNNNNNNNNNNNNNNNNNNNNNNNNNNNNNNNNNNNNNNNNNNNNNNNNNNNNNNNNNNNNNNNNNNNNNNNNNNNNNNNNNNNNNNNNNNNNNNNNNNNNNNNNNNNNNNNNNNNNNNNNNNNNNNNNNNNNNNNNNNNNNNNNNNNNNNNNNNNNNNNNNNNNNNNNNNNNNNNNNNNNNNNNNNNNNNNNNNNNNNNNNNNNNNNNNNNNNNNNNNNNNNNNNNNNNNNNNNNNNNNNNNNNNNNNNNNNNNNNNNNNNNNNNNNNNNNNNNNNNNNNNNNNNNNNNNNNNNNNNNNNNNNNNNNNNNNNNNNNNNNNNNNNNNNNNNNNNNNNNNNNNNNNNNNNNNNNNNNNNNNNNNNNNNNNNNNNNNNNNNNNNNNNNNNNNNNNNNNNNNNNNNNNNNNNNNNNNNNNNNNNNNNNNNNNNNNNNNNNNNNNNNNNNNNNNNNNNNNNNNNNNNNNNNNNNNNNNNNNNNNNNNNNNNNNNNNNNNNNNNNNNNNNNNNNNNNNNNNNNNNNNNNNNNNNNNNNNNNNNNNNNNNNNNNNNNNNNNNNNNNNNNNNNNNNNNNNNNNNNNNNNNNNNNNNNNNNNNNNNNNNNNNNNNNNNNNNNNNNNNNNNNNNNNNNNNNNNNNTTTATACAAAGACTTATCTCAATCTATGAATACACTAATTAATAGTATCAATGTCACATTGAAATCTATTGACTAACTATTTAAAACACTGAGAACATGTAGTGGCCCCTATCccacaaatatgcaaatatggaGTGTTTATGcccaaaataaatgaagatatagattttaaaaatgtgtttttgtttatatgccAGCATTTTGAAAATATGGATACCGAGTATTCTTGAAAAATAACATTCTgagccttttttatatttaatattaatacttctcacaaaattgaaaaataattaatgcTATTTTAATTCAAGTCTTATTCCTAAGGAAGCAACTACCTCCAACAATTCTCTACCAATGGACAGTTTTAATGTCCATTGTTTTGCTGCAAAAGTAANNNNNNNNNNNNNNNNNNNNNNNNNNNNCCACATACCTAAACATAAAATTATGACTAGTAATCATTTCCTTGGCCTCCCTATATACTGACCTCATTTTTCAAAATTCAGAGGCAGTGACCCCAAtcaaaagaagtaaaattcatTATTCTACAAGCTTGCCTAGTTTACTTCTAGTTTGGTCATCATTTTTCTACAAGCTTGAAAGCAAAATTTTGTAAGTCTAATTTGGTAATCTCTAGAAAGGTATCANNNNNNNNNNNNNNNNNNNNNNNNNNNNNNNNNNNNNNNNNNNNNNNNNNNNNNNNNNNNNNNNNNNNNNNNNNNNNNNNNNNNNNNNNNNNNNNNNNNNNNNNNNNNNNNNNNNNNNNNNNNNNNNNNNNNNNNNNNNNNNNNNNNNNNNNNNNNNNNNNNNNNNNNNNNNNNNNNNNNNNNNNNNNNNNNNNNNNNNNNNNNNNNNNNNNNNNNNNNNNNNNNNNNNNNNNNNNNNNNNNNNNNNNNNNNNNNNNNNNNNNNNNNNNNNNNNNNNNNNNNNNNNNNNNNNNNNNNNNNNNNNNNNNNNNNNNNNNNNNNNNNNNNNNNNNNNNNNNNNNNNNNNNNNNNNNNNNNNNNNNNNNNNNNNNNNNNNNNNNNNNNNNNNNNTAATACTACAGTGAAGACATTTAGCTGGGGCCATTGGGTAAATATCATGTACTTTACTAAACACAACTTAGCTTGATGCACTAATTACATTTCCTTTCTGTAAATACTGTAGATTGGTTCATATGGGACTTTTACAAGCATTGAAAGTCACTGTGNNNNNNNNNNNNNNNNNNNNNNNNNNNNNNNNNNNNNNNNNNNNNNNNNNNNNNNNNNNNNNNNNNNNNNNNNNNNNNNNNNNNNNNNNNNNNNNNNNNNNNNNNNNNNNNNNNNNNNNNNNNNNNNNNNNNNNNNNNNNNNNNNNNNNNNNNNNNNNNNNNNNNNNNNNNNNNNNNNNNNNNNNNNNNNNNNNNNNNNNNNNNNNNNNNNNNNNNNNNNNNNNNNNNNNNNNNNNNNNNNNNNNNNNNNNNNNNNNNNNNNNNNNNNNNNNNNNNNNNNNNNNNNNNNNNNNNNNNNNNNNNNNNNNNNNNNNNNNNNNNNNNNNNNNNNNNNNNNNNNNNNNNNNNNNNNNNNNNNNNNNNNNNNNNNNNNNNNNNNNNNNNNNNNNNNNNNNNNNNNNNNNNNNNNNNNNNNNNNNNNNNNNNNNNNNNNNNNNNNNNNNNNNNNNNNNNNNNNNCATTNNNNNNNNNNNNNNNNNNNNNNNNNNNNNNNNNNAATGGCAAAGTTTCTATAAACATCTTNNNNNNNNNNNNNNNNNNNNNNNNNNNNNNNNNNNNNNNNNNNNNNNGTGCTATAATTTCTGGCACTGACCTGGAGTAACACATTTGAAGCCAAACTTCTGATCATCTGAGTATCTTGTGCATTTTTTCGTTCAATAATTATACAGTACACCAAGACATTTATGATATCTCGCATCTGGAAAAGACATCACTAAATAAGTTCTTACTATTTTGTTAGCATAATGtagcaaaaacatttttttttttttcattctctatgGTCACATAAATATAACACTTACATAATTTTGTGGTCCTAGATGTAGATGTGGATTGACTAAGAGTGCTCTTATTACCAGCAGTATACGTCGAAGAACATGAGGTTTCTGCCGGGCACGCTGCGCACCACGCACAACTCCTCCGACGATTGGACCAACCAATGATGTTATGCCTGGTGACGTTGCTACATCTTCACACATCAACTGCGCAAAGGTATCAAAATTTTCTCAGTTCTGGAAATCACTGACAACTAACATGACAACTAATTTTAGAAACTGAATTCAGCATTTCATTAAATTGCAAATATAAAACCCTCCGTAAAATGTCAAAGGACAAATATCAACTAACCTTAAAAAGATCATTTGATGATCCACCTATGATAGTGAAGAGCATCTTATAGTACTGCGTATGTTCTGCTGAGAGCTGCTGTGGAGCTGGAACAGTATCACTTTCTGCCTCACCTTTCACCATGGTATGGCCACTCACATAAGCCCACTCACCTGTTTGATATTTCCATTAGCAATTGAAAATAAATCTCAGATGCATTTTGCTGCNNNNNNNNNN
Above is a window of Penaeus monodon isolate SGIC_2016 chromosome 34, NSTDA_Pmon_1, whole genome shotgun sequence DNA encoding:
- the LOC119594621 gene encoding TAF6-like RNA polymerase II p300/CBP-associated factor-associated factor 65 kDa subunit 6L (The sequence of the model RefSeq protein was modified relative to this genomic sequence to represent the inferred CDS: added 403 bases not found in genome assembly) → MVDRNDNRNDERRCAQIAVESVITWGEAVGVADLPQETARAIAADVTYRLRQTLHVCGQFLRHCKRRRLTPDDINRALKWMDAPSILGYTGSEPVEWVSVGEVGVHIPHDPTVNLASTALSGHIFHQPGSPCVRGEWAYVSGHTMVKGEAESDTVPAPQQLSAEHTQYYKMLFTIIGGSSNDLFKLMCEDVATSPGITSLVGPIVGGVVRGAQRARQKPHVLRRILLVIRALLVNPHLHLGPQNYMRDIINVLVYCIIIERKNAQDTQMIRSLASNVLLQVVSRQPGCRGTWETVVTSLGGVVASSSCPWGQHIGALTGLLILGAPAILHSLTPIARPYHVRLTHAISQSSITTSRDIHDAHTTNCLLLAGLVKVMSAFVKCLPDSFVVSPPTKNILHTSVKHSSDEFITPASIGDSDVTFEQVQEIYKLGEESFGSAFVVQVPGVYLCFCHDHIPSFLNSSVYRDQASTGDALLNPPATKKARNITCHSTNKPKPRRSQHVIPSQIFEGYKSLTDRPVNIPMSIRSCGEKSVESLKKKRNSLPAVIPHPHRALLAHYSSRITGCMPHNTFTRPLHPPLRPGYSLQYLIL